The Jaculus jaculus isolate mJacJac1 chromosome 3, mJacJac1.mat.Y.cur, whole genome shotgun sequence genome includes the window TGTCCCCGGGGCAGGAGTCCCAGGCCAGGAGCCGCTGGGGCATCGCGCCCTCACCCCGAGGTGGCCAGAGCAGGTGAGAGACGCGTGCTCCCCATTCACCCTCTGCACGCTGTCCCCGGTCCCCGACCCCCAGGGTCCCCGTGCCTGTCACAGCATCCCACGGATGCCTGGGGGTAGAGAGCAGGACCAGAGAAGGACCGGGTGCTCAGGAACCAGGCGGGAGGTCTCTTAAGGCCATAGGCTTCTCTTGGGCTTTGCCTCCTGAGGGTGACCACAAGGGTCCCCCGCAGGTCAGCCCATGCCAGACTCCCACAGCGCCCGGGGTTTTCAATGGCCATCACACCACAGCAACCCCAGTATCCAGCTCCCCCTGGCCCCTAACTCCtggtctcctgcctccaccctgcCTGGCAGGCAATGGGAGGTCAGATCAGGgggatttaaatttaaaaaaaaaaaaaaaactgcgcCCAcggacccccacccccacccccggccaCCCTCGAGCCACGTGTACCGTCGTCCCCAGCCGGATGCTCGATGGCTCCAGCGCTCAGGACCACCGTGACACGCTGGGGTCAGGGGCTGTCCAGGTCTGATGCCACCGGAGGATTTGGGATCTTAAATGGCCCGAAAGGAAGCAACCCACAAACCCCGCACTCCTGGTGGACCAGCCCCTTAAAGGAGCGCGGTCCCTTTCCCTCCCAAGGGCCGGCCCCCAGGGAGTAGCTGCCACCACACAAACCCGTGAGCACCTCACCAAACCCAGGGCTGCTGGCGAGCTGTCACATTCCGGGGAGGagttgagagagaggtgggagatcCCATTGATTCCCTTATGCTTTTTAAGCAAGGTACACCCCTCCCCAGCACTCTGTGGGTGGGCTCTGgctgcccaccccccaccaccactttgcAAGAGGAAGGAATGAGAGTTCTGTGTCTGCTTCCCCCTAAGAAATGCAAACTCCTGCACTGAGTTTGGGCGCCTGTGAGATGGACAGCCAGGCACCCAGGTGAGAGCACCCCTAGAAGGATCTGAGGCAGAGGTGTACAGGGACAGGGTGAGGCGCTATCAgcagcacacccccccccccccccagggacaAGCACTTGTCTTCAATAGGGAGCCCTCCTTCAGCAATAACATCTGTCCCACAGTCCGCGGCAGCCAGGATGCTTCTGTTCCCACAAGGTGTTTTCTTTCCTGGCCAGAGCCCGTTTCCTCAGCAGTGATGGGGAGTAAGGCAGGGTCAGGAGCCCAATCCTTGTTCTGAACACACCTCCAGACGGTATGTGTGTGCCTATCCATCAAGCAGTCAGAACACAAGGAACTGTGGAGTTGACTAAAGTCAACACCAGGCATACGGGCGAAAAGGATCCCAGGAAGTTCCACTGGTTGTAGAGATGGAGCTGTTCACTAGATAAActagaggaaataaaaaaaaggggggggggggacttctaTGTCCAGCACACTCAAGGCaaccaaaaaaccaaaggaagaagGGACTAAGAGACAAGCTTTTCAGTCACCCAGAGCTCTTCTGCCAGGTGGAGGCTTTGTGACCACTGTCTGCCCACCCACCGGTCAACCATGAACAGAAAGTGTCCTGTGTGTGGTATGGAGCAGGTGACACTTGCGTGAGTTCAGTTTCCTCTTTGGACATCTAGCCCTGAAGGCATGACCCACGGGTTAGTTCTTGGGAGGTGAACCATCCCAAGCAGTGTGTGTGTAAAAGGCTGCTCGCTGCTCCCGAGGTTAGGCCAGAGCAGAGCTCGGGTATACAAAGTGTCCCCAGAagagaggtcagaggatagcAAGCCCAAGGAAAAAACTTGATTCCAAAGGTAATCCACACAGTTCCGGGGAAATGCTCAAGAAatgatggcagggctggagagatggcttagcggttaagcgcttgcctgtgaaacctaaggaccccggttcgaggctcggttccccaggtcccacgttagccagatgcacaagggggcgcacgcgtctggagttcgtttgcagaggctggaagccctggcacgcccattctctccctctctccctctatgtctttctctctgtgtctgtcgctctcaaataaataaataatttttttaaaaaaagaaagaaatgatggcagccggccatggtggcgcacgcctttattcccagcactcacagcactcaggaggcagagataggaggattgcccttgagttcgagccaccctgaggctacatagtgaattccaggtcagcctgggctacagcaagaccctacctcaaaaaaccaaaaactaaaaaaccaGCTCAGTAACTAAActctgcctcacaagcatgagaagcTGAGGTCCAACCCTAGaaaccatgtttaaaaaaaaaaaaaaaaaaaaaagagccgggcatggggatgcacgcctttaatcccagcactccggaggcagaggtagtaggattgccattgaatccaaagccaccctgagatgacaatagtgaattccaggtcagcctgggctagagtgagaccctacttcgggagggggggtgagggggtaatgaaaaagaaaaatgctggagcgatggcttagtggttaaggcatttgcccacaaagtcaaaaggatccaggttcaatttcccaggtcccacctaagccagatgcacaaggttgtgcatctggagttcatctgcagtggctgaaggccttggtgcacccattctctctatctgcccctttctctccctctctctcacataaattaaattaaaaagacagaaagatccctggggctcactggccagccagtctagccttcttggtgagttccaggccagtgagagaccctattgaaagaaggaaggaaggaaggagggagggaaggaaggaagcaaggagggagggaaggagggaaagaggaaaggagggaagggggaatggggaagggagggagggaagggggaaaggagggaaaggaaggaaggaaggaaggagggaaggaaggaagacagaaaaaacagctaggcatggtggtgtactcctttaatcccaacactgaggaggcagaggtaggaggatcgctgtgagttcaaggccagcctgagagtacatggtgaatttcaggtcagtttgggctagagaccctacctggaaaaaaaaaattgtccagagGTGAGCAGAGGCTACACATCCCTCCTTCTTGGGGTGCCCACCACTGGTCCTTTTGTTCTGGCCCTgtctgcaagaagccctggcaacAATGGGCACCTGTGAGGAAGAAGCCACTAACAGTTTCCCTGATCGAGTTCCAGCCCCGCCCCGGCCCCCTTCAGCAGCCACAGGGCTGGCTTCCTGCTGCCCACACAGCCTGTGCTCAGGAGCCTATCATAATGGCTCAGGAAGCTTGCTTGAAACATTCATTTTGAAGACTGGCTTGGCTTTTTTTCTTCAGCCCTTTCCCAGCCAGCTAGcccctcctgtctgcctcccctcCCGGATGGCCAAGACACAGTCCAGCACAGCCCCCACTGGCCACTTCTCAGGGCCCCTGCCTCTCAGCCCTGAAGCGCCACATATCGGTGGCCTCCTCCCAGGAAGTGGTCAACTCCCACTTGGCAGCGCCCCACCCGCTCCTGCCCTCCCGAGCTGGCCCCTACCAGGGCTTCTGCGGTTCTGAACGCCAGGTTGCTGGATTTCTGagtttctccagcccagtgctccCTTTGACAAAGTGGAAATTGCCGGAGGGGAGACCAGCAGCAGGGCCTGGCCCATCTTCCTGGTGTGGGAAGGGATCCCAGCCGAGGCATTACCAGGGGGCCCCTCGGTGCCAGGCCCTCCCTGGCCTCGGCGGGAGAGCGCTGCAGGCCCCGCGGCTAGACATACGGAGGTGGAGAAAGCAGGGAAGAGGTGAGTCAGGCTTGGAGGAGAGGGAAGCCTGTCTCCTGCTCTTAAGCCGCTTGTCATCTGGCAGGTGACACAAGAATGCTGGGCTCTGGGGGACAGGGACACAGGGGTGGAGAGCGGCAACAGGCAGTCTCATTTAGACAGAGCAATGACAAAGTACAGAGACGTTCCAGTGGAAAGCACAATGTATTGTAGAAGTTGCCTGTGGAGTCTGACAGACAGACAGCCGGCACAGAGACCCCGCGGCCACCCAGCCAGCCCACCTGGCTCTCCGCAGACCCATGGGTCCCATTGTCTTCCTGGGCTCCAAGGCGAAGAGGGGCGAGAGAGCAGTCTTGCAGGAAATAAAGGACAGTGACTGGTGACCCGAGAGGGGCAGCAAGCAGGCGTGGTGCCTCTTCCTCAAGAGGCCCGGAATGGAACATGTTGGGGAATGTGTGGTAGACAAGTAGGCAGGGAGGCCAGAGGTCCCTCAAAAGTCAAgcaccctccaccccccacccccttctccccccccccccgccgccaggCAGGGAGACAGGGACCTGGGTGGTTGGGGGAGGCAGTGTGTGTGGTGGAAGCCAGGGCTTACCCCTTCCCTGTTCATCCCAGATCTACCCAACTCTGCAGTGCCTGAGAAAAATAGGTTGGCAGGACTGACGCCAGGGGCCTAAGGGGCTGCAGGGGGAGGGGGACGTAGATGGAGACTGCTTGGTGCCATCAATGCTGGCGCCTCCGCACCCCCACCCCGCACTCTCTTAACCCCGGTCCAATCAGGAGGCAGCTGGCCACAGGGGGCAGCAGGGCCTGGGAAGCAGGGGCGAGGGGGGCCCCTCGGCCTCCAGCCTTTGGGTCACTTAGGTTTGCAGGTGGAGCGCTAACAGCCCAGCAGCTCCAGGCGCAGCGTGATGCGGTTGTGCCAGGTAACGGGCAGGACACGCACGTAGCGAGCCACGAAGGGCGTCTCGAACACGTTCTTCTTGTGCGAGTAGTTGTCCGAGTTCCCAATGAACACCTGGAGGCGAGCAGGGTGTCAGGAGTGCCCCGCCGTCAGccacctctcctcccctcccctcggaACCCCAGAGGGTCCCTGGGAGTGGCAGCCAGATATGTGCCCACCTTGCTGCTCCCCTGTTCCTCATACTCTGTCCACTTCACACCATCGTTGCTGTAGGCCACCTTGTAGGAGGCCACATACTGGATATGGCCAAAGTCACGAGCTCCCTGGGTGATGATGCCCGTCACCTGCTTCTCGGAACCCAGGTCAACCTGTGGGAGAAATCCACGTGGTCCTTGATTGGTAGACAGACAAGACATTTGGAGATGGCTTGTTTTGGGAACGCTACCTCACTTGGCTTAACCCCAGGTTTCCTCACCTATAAAACGGGCATaaatccaggcgtggtgacacttgggaggcttaagcaggaattcaaggccagccggggctGCATAGTAACTAAGATAACTATCTCAAAATACCAAGGGCTTTGAGCACAGCTCAGCTTAGCAATGGCCAGTTCTGTTCCAGAGGAGAGGTCCTGTGGGGTGTCCCAGATGGGGGCCTCCACCATCCTGCCCTACTGCCCACCAGCTAAGTTTTGTCAACCCCGTGACAGTGGGGGTAGCTCTACCTCTACACAGGCACACCCCTGTGAGGTGAAGATAAaggttggggaatgtgggtgggactttaaaaaaaaaaaaattttcagaaagGCCCTTGAGGAGTAAAAACAGGTTGGGGCAGGTCATAGGCCCCATCACAGCCCAGCCACAGGCCTGGAGTGGCCCAGCCCACCTGCAGCCACTCGGAATCCGTGTTGCTCTGGGCGGTCCAGGCGTTGAACTTGCCCTGCATGTCCAGCCGTGCTAAGTGAGGGTACCAGGCAAAGGCGGGCAGGCCCCAGGTCTTATAGGTGCTAGATGCTGTGATCCTGCGGTCGGGAATCCTGTTGTCCTTCAGGCCCAAAGGTTCAGAGCAGCCTGTGGGCAAACGGGACTGTCACCAGACCTGGAACCCATCCTTCCCAGGGGTGCAGGTACAAGGGGATGAAGGAGAAAGTGTACTGGTTCCTGACCAGCCCCTTTTGTTTGgggatttatttttttggaggggggagaatAAGGGTttcttgtagcctaggctggccttaaactcaacagCTAAGGATGAatttgaactcctcatcctcccgTGCCCACcgccctactgctgggattacaggcgtgttaCCACACCGCATTATGCAGAgctagggactgaacccagggcttcatgcatgctgggcaggcactctgccagctgagctatatccccagccctggctttgctttttgagacaggacattGCTGTGTTGCCCAGACTAGCCTTTGAACTCCTGGGTTCAACAGATctaacctcagcttcccaaacaaCTGGGCTGTAAGTGGGtgcgccatgcccagcttggcatCCTCTTGGACTAAAGAAAGCGGCTCTATGGGCTCTCCAGTACTAACTGCACTGCCTGTCCCTGTTTTCTCTTTACCACAGCCAGCtgacctcaagctcctacccccacccccaacttgTCCCTCACAGATCACCCCCAAACCTCCTGGCTACCAGTCCTCCACTTTAGCCCCTGGAGAGCTGGAGTTTCGTCACCTCCCATCTCCTTCGAGACTTGATTTGAGCAATACTTCCTCCAAGAAATCCGCCCTGATCATGTTCCCCGCCAAAGCCACAGTCCTGCCTCCTGCCTTCCCTTGCTCTCCAGCACAGCTCGGAGCGTGTTAAGCACCTTACATACTGGGCACTTGCTGCCATCATGGACTCACCTCCAATACCCTGAGGAGATATCAGGTATCATTCTGAAGGCAAGAAGACAGAGGCTGAGAGACAGAGTTCACCGTGCCTGCATCTCACACCCGACCATCATGCCAACTGTGACATCATCTTCCATGCCTCTGCCACCCCACTCCAGGACCTGCAGAGACCTGCCTTGGGGCTCATCAGCAGTGAGAGGACACTTCCGCACCCCAGCGGCAACTGACTGCAGAAGCCCAGGGATTCCCAGGGTTTGGGGCTATTCCTGTGGTCTTCCTGGCAACACTCCCTTACCATCTCTTCAAGTGCACTGGCTCACTCTAATGTTCCTGGGGTGCTGTAGTGCATGCCCAGAGgggtttatttttaagattttattttcagttatttattattagagacagagggagagaaagagggagaaaatgggcacaccagggcctcaaactactgcaaatgaactccagatgcatgtgccaccatgtgcatctggcttatgtgggacctggagaatcgaacctgggtccttaggctttgtagtaggcatacaccttaagcactaagccctctctccagctccgaTAAGTCTTTGCTTCCTCATTCAGCCTCCCTACACTGTTTTCAGGAAAAGGTGAGCTATTTGTGCTCACATATGCACCTGTGCATGGCCAAACAGCCAAGTCTGGGCAGGAGATAAATGCGAGTAACTCACACCTGGCAGGGTCCCCAGCCTATAGATGTGTCACGTGAGGAgatgagggaaggggaggaggggggcAGGGGGCTAGCGAGCCACACTTCCACCAGGGAAGCATTTTCTCTTGTTGTTCCCCATGCCTGCATCCTTGCCACTTGTCTCCCAAGCATGCTGAGACATCCCCTTGTGAGGGCCAAGCACCAGGCAGCCACTACCCCGCTCCGACCGAGGCTCCTGGGCGGATCGCTGAATTGACCCTTGGGTTTAAGACAGGGGCGTCCTGAGGAAGGCTAGCTGGGGTAGCTCTGCAGACAATAGCCGTTCTTGCTCTCTGCTCACGGGGGAAGACACAGTGTGGTTGTGGGTGAAGAGACTGCAGGCAGAAGGAATGGGCAGaaatcccttctccctctctgggTCTCAGGCCCGACCTCCTTGATAGCTCGTCTCACAAACCAGTGGGCATCTTGTTAAGATAAAgactctggccaggtgtggtgcgcacacctgtaatcccagtactcaagaggctgaggcaagaggattgcaaggtccagaccagactgggctacatagggagaccctacctctaaaacaaaccGAACACTCTAGGGGTACGGCTCAGTGGGGGTGTTTTCCCagcaggcaagaggccctgggttctgcTCCTATACATCGAGGGTGGAGGAGGGACATTCTAAGAGCTTCCCAGGGCTGGCTCTCCAGCTGAACGACCCTCCTCTCCAGCTTTTCCTTGTGGCTGCTAAGGGCCTCCCTGTCTTTTATTAGCTCCTTATCTCAGGTTGACTCCCTCACAAGAATGTGAGTTCCACGAGGTCAAAGGTCTCCCTTGTATAATTCCTCAGAGCCAGGTATTCAGGGGGAGTTTAGTAAATGTCTTAATTAAACAGTTCATCAACTCACCAAGGATATGCCACATCCTGCTGCCAAGATTAATCCAGGTGTGGGGCACCAGTCTCCCCAGTGGATTCCTGGGACACCTGGACCCCACCCCACCCGCAGTGTGCATTCCCACATGCCCAGGCACAGCAACCCTCTTGAACTGCCTACAGAGAGTCAGACAAAGGAGCCCTGCCCCTTGGGGAGGCTGACCCTCACTCTCACTGAGCCTCAAGCAGCCCAGACACCACCACCCAGCAACATTGAGAACCGAAGGCCTAAGCCAACAGGGGCTGAGGGACCCCAGGGAGAGCCAGCCACACCTGCTTCTGTGCCTGGCCTTCATTTCCTTTTAACAGAAGACCAAGGTTCTTCCCACAACTTAAGTGACATGGCACAAAAGGCAATGGCGCTGAGAGGAAGCATGTTGCCTAGCATTCTCAAAgctgggttccatcccagcaccgagagaagagagaaagaaaaaaaaaaaaaaaaacactctaaataaacaaaagacaaaacccAGAGAAGTATTGGACTGAGCCATGGGGtactgcagaggggggaggggaggcatggACGCACAGTTCCCCTAGCGGCCAGCAGGTGGCACTGTGGCTACAAAGAGACCCAGAAGAGAGAGAACCTGGGGCTCAGCAGGGCTAAATTGTGCGCCGAAGCAGGCACTTGAACTTCTTCAAAGGGCAGTTTCCCTGCTTCAGCTGCGATCTGTCCCTTTCTGGTCGCCCTGCCTCCCCATCTGGGAAAGACTCTCTTGAAAAGGCAGAATTCTAGGGTCCCGGAGGCGTCCATGGGAGTGTTGAATACACACCACaggaagcttgtggggaaagctCTGGATGGTGGGGTGAGAGACCTGGGGTCCACACCATGCTGTGCCCCTCCCAGCTGGGTACCCTTGATGAATAATACATCAGGCTCTTCCTTCCCTTGTTCATGCACTCCTCAAAGATTTACCAAGAAcccatgtgttcaaggcctgggaatgagtgtgtgcatgcagaaACATGCTCTGAGTCACATCTGCTCAGCAGGACTAATGCTGCCTGTTCTGGAACCAaccagagtaaaaaaaaaaaaagtgctctggAAAGTGAAGGGACCAGCCGGAAGACCCAGGGTGACGGCTTGGCAGACAGCACGCACCTGGGCAGGCGGGACTGGGCCCCCTCACCAACTCACTCACCAAGTGGGGACAGGGAAAGCCACACGCCACCACTTACCGTGGATCTCACAGCCAAGGAGCTCAAAGCGGAGTGTGCACTCCCGGTGACATGACACAGGGTACAGTCTCACGTACTGGGCCTCCAAGGGGATGCTGAACATGTTAAACTTCAGGCTGTTGTTGTCCACATTCCCCTCGAACTCCTGGGAGCGAAGAAGCAAGACTGGAGGGGCAGTGGGTATGACAGCGGCCCCTTCTGGACCTCTTCCTCTTCAGACCTGTCCCCGGGCTGAGAGAGAGTGAGCTCCCAAGAGCTCAGGCTGTAGCCTAGCCTTGTCCACTCCACAGCCTTCCCATCAAAGCCTCCTTTCCCTGTCTCCATggactcccccctcccccatgtcAATCTCGGCGTTACCTACAGAATGCCTCTGCACATTAGGAAAAGGGATTCCATTCAAGAAACTATGACGACAACATTCTGACTGACAGAAACATACAAGTATCCGCACTGTAAGCGGTGCCCACTTAGTAATGACATCCTTGAGCAGTGTACAATCTACACAACTACAGACCGCAGCCCAGAAACCCACCTCCCCCACAACCAGCCCCCAGGTCATTATGCCACTTTGAGTTGTCTATTCTCATGTCAAGTGGGGCTCTTTCTTGGAACCACAGAGCACGGACACAGGCTGGGGGGGTCTCACCATTTCCACAAACCAAGATGCACTTGAAGACCCACCTCATGACAATCACCCAGGGTGTTTTTGCCCCTTTACTCACCGCTAGACCCCTAGGGGATGCTGACCTTAGTAGCCCTTCTTTAAGCCCCAGTGAGGCCCACCTTGTCTCCAGACCCACGCTCATCCTGGATGAAGCGGAACTTGCGTCCGTCCAGGCTGTGGGCCACCTTGAAGGTCTTCAGATACTCTGCCCTCCCGGCACGGCTGGCGCCctgcgtcaccacgcctgacaCCCGCATCTTCCGCAGGAGGTTCACCTGGACCCCGGGAAAGGAAAGTAGCACCCTCATCACCAcgtgcacgcgcgtgcacacacacacacacacacacacacacacaccccgcatTCCTTCCCTGGGAGCTTTCTCTTTCAAGTCTTTGAAGCCAGTGCTCCAGAATGCTAACAAGGAGAGGCAAGGCCCTCAGAGGCCAGTAGGCGCCCAACAGTCTACAGGTGTGCGGGGGTGTGTGAGGGGGCGTGTAGAGAATGCTCTCCCCATACCCTACCCACTTGCTCTAGGCTCCAAGGTTGCCCTCCACCCACAGATACTCGAGCCATGGTCATCTGTTCCCTTGCTATGCGGACTGGGTTCTGAGCCCCCAATGTGGGCACATTcaccaatccctctctctctctctccccaccctgttCTGGACAGGGTCTCCGTACCTGGATCCAGGGATTGCTGTCATGGTTGCTGGCCTTCCAGGCATTGACGATGCCTGTGCGGTGCAGGCGGGCCAGCTCTGGGCCCCAGCGCTGCACACCCAGGAAGCCAATGTACACGGATGAGGCGGAGATCTGAGAGTCAGCAATGGCGCCTCCCTCCATGCCTAGCTTCGTAGAGCActctggggggggaggggggaagggcagTCAGCGAGTCACCCTGCAAGTTCCAGAGCCCAGCTGGGACCACagaacaagggggggggggcggtggaaaAACCAGTATGGCTTCCGGCAAGGACCCAGAGAGAAGCTCAGCCCGTCGCTCAGAGTAAAGACTATGCAAGGGCACGAGGAAGGCAAGACGCACCAGGAGGTGCCAGAGGGAACAGGACGGCAGCGTCACTCACGAGAGGTTTGGGCCTGCTTGTTGGAAAGAGCAGACATGGGGACCAGGGTGGGGATGGCTGTGAAGGACAGGTGGTCTCCCCTCGTGTTGTGCTGGATCTTCTTGCCCGCTGGTGGGAGAGAAGAGCAAGGTGACCTCTTCCTCAGCAGCCCAGTCCTGGACCCCCCAGGCAGGTGGCTTTGGGAGCGGTGACAGCTTGGACAGTAGCAAACAGCACAAGGCCTCTACACAAAGCAGCAGCTCTGCTTAGAGGGCTGGTTGGGTCATTACTGTTCTGTCGTACTAGAGATTGAACTTGACCAAGCTGAGCAAGGGGCTCCTTCCTCGTCCTTccttaaattttgagacagggtctcactcagttgCCCAAGCAAGCtccaacttgtgatcctcctgtctcagcctcttgagtagctcAAATTACAgacgtgtgccgccacacctggttcTACGTAGGTAGAACTTTCAAGAATCTCCCTGGCAGTTTTCTGAATGGAGCATGAACACCATTCTGCTTTCCCATGTCTCCTCTGTATCTTCCACCAGTGAGTCCGCACCCACCCAGTCATCTGCGATCCTCATTCCAGCCTGTCAGCCCCATC containing:
- the Mfge8 gene encoding lactadherin isoform X2 → MGDFCDSSLCLNGGTCLVGQESDFHCLCPEGFTGLVCNETEKGPCFPNPCWNGAECQVIEGTHRGDVFTQYFCQCPQGFFGVHCETTGKKIQHNTRGDHLSFTAIPTLVPMSALSNKQAQTSQCSTKLGMEGGAIADSQISASSVYIGFLGVQRWGPELARLHRTGIVNAWKASNHDSNPWIQVNLLRKMRVSGVVTQGASRAGRAEYLKTFKVAHSLDGRKFRFIQDERGSGDKEFEGNVDNNSLKFNMFSIPLEAQYVRLYPVSCHRECTLRFELLGCEIHGCSEPLGLKDNRIPDRRITASSTYKTWGLPAFAWYPHLARLDMQGKFNAWTAQSNTDSEWLQVDLGSEKQVTGIITQGARDFGHIQYVASYKVAYSNDGVKWTEYEEQGSSKVFIGNSDNYSHKKNVFETPFVARYVRVLPVTWHNRITLRLELLGC
- the Mfge8 gene encoding lactadherin isoform X1, with translation MQLPRALAALCGALLLCASGLFAASGDFCDSSLCLNGGTCLVGQESDFHCLCPEGFTGLVCNETEKGPCFPNPCWNGAECQVIEGTHRGDVFTQYFCQCPQGFFGVHCETTGKKIQHNTRGDHLSFTAIPTLVPMSALSNKQAQTSQCSTKLGMEGGAIADSQISASSVYIGFLGVQRWGPELARLHRTGIVNAWKASNHDSNPWIQVNLLRKMRVSGVVTQGASRAGRAEYLKTFKVAHSLDGRKFRFIQDERGSGDKEFEGNVDNNSLKFNMFSIPLEAQYVRLYPVSCHRECTLRFELLGCEIHGCSEPLGLKDNRIPDRRITASSTYKTWGLPAFAWYPHLARLDMQGKFNAWTAQSNTDSEWLQVDLGSEKQVTGIITQGARDFGHIQYVASYKVAYSNDGVKWTEYEEQGSSKVFIGNSDNYSHKKNVFETPFVARYVRVLPVTWHNRITLRLELLGC
- the Mfge8 gene encoding lactadherin isoform X3; the encoded protein is MQLPRALAALCGALLLCASGLFAASGDFCDSSLCLNGGTCLVGQESDFHCLCPEGFTGLVCNETEKGPCFPNPCWNGAECQVIEGTHRGDVFTQYFCQCPQGFFGVHCETKCSTKLGMEGGAIADSQISASSVYIGFLGVQRWGPELARLHRTGIVNAWKASNHDSNPWIQVNLLRKMRVSGVVTQGASRAGRAEYLKTFKVAHSLDGRKFRFIQDERGSGDKEFEGNVDNNSLKFNMFSIPLEAQYVRLYPVSCHRECTLRFELLGCEIHGCSEPLGLKDNRIPDRRITASSTYKTWGLPAFAWYPHLARLDMQGKFNAWTAQSNTDSEWLQVDLGSEKQVTGIITQGARDFGHIQYVASYKVAYSNDGVKWTEYEEQGSSKVFIGNSDNYSHKKNVFETPFVARYVRVLPVTWHNRITLRLELLGC